The Sabethes cyaneus chromosome 3, idSabCyanKW18_F2, whole genome shotgun sequence DNA window TAACATGTTCGTGATCGTCGTTACTTCGCTTAACGGGATCGTGATACTCAAGGAATTAATAAAGAATGCGTGCTGCAATGTGCAGTCGAACTGGCTTCGAACTGACTGAACCAAAGAGATTGCTTTTATTGTCGTATTGATATATGCGTTCAATACTAGCTTATTGTTAATATATTTGGCGAGATCAACAATAGCACTTTGTCTATAGCTTCGCCCATAATGCTGCTTTGCGCCGCAACATACTCGCGCACCAAAGCTGAAGGTTTTGAATTGCGATGTGCAAAACGAGTATGATACTAGAGAGGTTAAcaggaaggcaaaaatttttaaattagcGCGGAGAGGCCAGAGTATCGTAGCTGGACTGTTTATTACTTAAAATAGCGCGGAGGGGCCGGAATATTGCAACTTGGTACCTCACAACTTGGAGCCGAATGGCTGGATCATCAAAGCGAATCATCCccacttgtaagagaccgtgTCAACCACCCTGCATATATTCTTTAGTGTCAAAAAAAAATGTGTGCCAAGGGGTTCTGTCCAGGCGTTCCAGAGTTATAGCGGAACATACACTCATACTCACGTTTCTCGTCCCCTCCTGTCGGCTCCttacatgattgtgaggaacgtgctgctcgagccaaagatgctgatacctgaagaTTAAAACTTGATTCTTCACCGTTCAAGATATACTTAGCTGTTCGAAGAATTTCATGTAGACTATCCTGCTCCAAAATGCTTAGAACTTCCCGGAACCACTCTCACGATATTTGGTAACCGAAAACCTTTTTGGGCCATTTTTCGAGTCAAGTTCACCAAATCTTATTCCTCTTCAGCTCCGTGGGCAGTCGGTTCTTTTATGGTTTTTGCGCTGTTTTCCCATACGGAAGTTTATTGTAGAGCGAAGGACATTGTTGCGGCGACACGCACTGCGAATTGATAATCCTGCTTTTATCTCGTGTAAACTCTTGCTTATATTTACCTCTGATGCGGAGGTTTTTTCAGTCTCGCCATCTAGAATTAAGAAGAACAATTTCAAATACAGGTTAAGCTGGGTTTTCAACAAGTATATCAGTAAACTAAACAAAATATTACCTGGGATTATCGAACTACTTCCAGTCAGCTCCCGATGAAACTGATGAAAAGTATACAAAGGACCGTTAAAAGTAGTTAGGGAGTATGGCGAGTAAAAATGTATACACATTAGTTATAATAAATCTTTAAATTATCCAATTATCGATTTACTATTGATTTTGTACCGATTCAGTGACCAGTCTGAAAATGCCTGGATTCATATCATGATACTACCTCAAAATGAAAGAAATTACTGAAAGTAAAGAACCTAAAACACTTTGGAGGAGTCAATCTTCGTACAATTTTCATAATATACGTATAGATATTTATGTTTATGTGATAAAATGTACAAAATGTTATCAGGTGGGCCAAAATATGTAGGTGGTTCAAAATACCTTCGTTATCCTACCTATCAGTAATGTTATTTTTATCTGAAAACTACAATTCGAATATAATTCCTTACAAATACTCAAAGTTTTACTGAAAGCGCGCATAATATGTATAAAGAAATAAATACAAATGTAACGAGTGGCaagtaaaattttggaattttttcgcggctcttatgctcaacaacaaacgatctcagagagaaatgagagtatgtatgtgttagctctccctccctgcccagttttgctaaaaatggcgggcgtcgaaacaagatgcatttcgggagcgcgttgtacacgaGCTACCATAGAAAACTcgccaaaaagtatacggtacaacatttaaaaagcatatATGTTGCGGCtccgactgtttaccatatcctataAGAAGCCCAACAGCTTTTCGCAAGGAAGGTAGTgtaagaccagccaaaattatggacgcagaaggacataattttctttctcgtttcttcagcaAGCCTCTGGTttagctatcaattaagatgcaccagacgaatgtttgaagaaaattttgatcctgtttctacaaaaacatcatacagatggacaatacgtgttttggtcggatagagcatcatcgcatgaCATTACGCCAAAACaatacaatcgttcctgaatatccattcgatcccatttttacccaaaaaccacgacccaaaaaatctgtctcagtgttcccaatcgaagatttcttcgggattttgagttccttggtgtacaaaaataactagagagtcacgaattgcaaacagttgattggtagaatcaagagatgcattcgcaaagttgacatgacggtcgtacaacgctcctgtttcgacgtcaaacgaaagcttcgccgagctgccgattacggaccgttttcaaatgtacactaattttttttcaacaatagataatgtatctttaatttcggtaaatcagagcTTCTTCatgtacagcctgaattcgttaattgggccacgactgcactctagctgattcgctaattgggccgactgacagttgttagaaatttctaaactcgaaaattccatacaattttgacattcaagttgtcacatagcccaattagcgaacacccaattaacgaaccgcccaattaacgaaccaccaattaacgaaactttgctgtatctgtctttttttgacaggttGAGAAAAATAATCCGAAATTTtagttagggtatgttgctgcttcgtcgtaattgcctattcccgtcctatccaacacaaattattaaaaatatcagtgattgttatgacacataatgcaaaattagttattctttaatattttagtttgatgACTATCATATGCAAACAATCacagtgagctgagatttatttaaatgccatttttcattaaagaattcctagtagccaaatttcctaatttttttcgtgcgacgaataAGGAAATATCGACTAAACGTTTGAATTTccgaaatgaaaataactcacgcaacgcattgtcgttattctgcagccgggaaaactttgcatgacctgcagaaattttgcggaataacatttgtcatgccgttctacacaaatgcgcgctagcttcgtaaacattattgtgatttttagttcagacgatgaaaaattttgatggacggattttaaaacggtacgacgaatttaagatataaagttgcgtaatttgaataaaatactttaataatcgctttttagtgaattcaaagggcacggatcggaaggtaagtgtgtttgagtcaaatcagcagcagaacttttggagtattaattaaatccacctaagaaatgatgaaaattagagtggctttccttactacgacgggaattagaaataaaccttaCCACCCGTTATTGAAaagcgaaaaccgaaaaaatataaattggcCAAACAACCGCCGGCGTATGGGACATGAATACCACATATTTACCACGACTTTGCCATTCTTATTTGATTCTCTCTTATAAATAAATTGAACCTGCAGTAGTGTGCGACTGTAGAGTAACCATGCAAAGCTGCGCAAAACACTTTGTTATCACACATCTCCATTGAGACAAGAGACTGCAGAGTGAAATGAAGGTAGTCTGAAATTGAAAGTTAGACTGTGACGTTGGGACGTGATTGCTGCCATAAATATAAGGCTATTTCGCCGACAGTATACTGAATGTAATGTGATTGGTTCAATATATTCTCTTAATCCATAATAGTTACATTGAAGAAAGTATTAATTTTGCCGATAGTACTAGAGATGACTTCTAAAATGCTTACTAGTATTTGTCGTATGCGAGGATTAAGTAATCTGCTTAGTGCAAAGCGTGGTGAGATCctaaaaatatgaattaacaAAGTAATTTTCTAATGTTTAGTTTATGACAGGTTTAGCTTCTACTTCTAATCAACGTAAGTATTTGGCGTGACTAGTATGTTCGAGATGGACCGAGCCTCCAAAGAATTATGCTTGCCTAGAGACAGGCATCTTACAGCTTATCAATATGAAACTTACTATTTGAGCACAAGTATATTTAGAGATAAGAAATTATCTGTGCCTGCGGGAGATTTTTAAACAATCAAACCTTATATTTTCATACTGTCGACTGGCTAAAACAACAGATAACGTGGTTAATTATTAATTGTTTAAGCTACAACAGGTAATTATATACATTATTTCAGCCACTTTCAACTGGGAAGATCCACTGAATTTAGAATCACAACTACGAGAAGATGAAATTGCCATTAGAGATTCCTTCAGATTGTACTGTGAAGACAAACTTATGTCGCGTGTGATTCAGGCTAATAGAGATGAAGGTACGTTATCCAACGTTTCACCGTTGCCAATAGAATTATTAAACATTGATTTCAGTATTCCATAAGGAAATAATGAGTGAGTTGGGGTCCTTTGGCGTACTTGGTTGCACCATCAAAGGATACGACTGTGCAGGAGTTGGTAATGTAGCCTACGGATTATTAACTCGTGAAGTGGAGCGGATCGATTCTGGGTACCGATCTGCCTTCAGTGTGCAAAGTTCACTCTGCATGGGAGCTATTTATGATTATGGCAGTGAGGAACAGAGGCAAAAATATCTGCCTCGTATGGCTAAGGGGGAGTTGATTGGATGCTTTGGTTTGACGGAACCTAATCACGGCAGTGATCCATCTTCGATGGAAACACGAGCAGTAcatgatccaaaaaccaaaacatATGTTCTATCTGGCAGTAAAACGTGGATTACCAACTCGCCTGTAGCGGACATATGCATCGTATGGGGCAAAACCGAGGATGGTAAAGTGCGAGGTTTTATCATAGACCGAGCAGAAAGTTCACAAGGTCTATCAACACCGAAGATACAGGGAAAGTTTTCATTACGTGCCTCCGACACCGGCATGATTCTCATGGACGAAGTTCGTATTCCAGAGGAAAATATACTACCAAACGTGTCTGGGATGCGGGGTCCATTCGGTTGCTTAAATAACGCTCGATACGGCATCGCTTGGGGAGCGCTTGGTGCAGCGGAGTCTTGCTTGAAGTTGGCTAGAAGCTACACACTGGATCGaaagcagtttaatcgaccaTTAGCGGCCAATCAGCTGATGCAGAAGAAGATGGCCGACATGCTGACTGAAATCAATTTAGGTTTAGCGGCTTGTTTACATTTAGGTCGTTTGAAAGATCAGAAGTTGTAAGTATAACATTCGAGATATAATGCAAAATTTAGGATTCAAATATTTCGTTCAACGCGTAGGCATACTGCTGAAATGATTTCTATGCTGAAACGGAACAATGCCGGTAAAGCGTTAGAGATTGCTCGAGTCGCTAGAGATATGCTTGGAGGAAACGGCATTTCCGATGAATATCACATCATTAGGCATGTTATGAATTTGGAAGCGGTAAATACGTACGAAGGTAATCAACGTCATTGTATTGAATATATGCTCAAAATAAATATATCGGGTAAATTACACATTACAGGCACACACGACATCCATGCGTTAATATTGGGTAGAGCTATTACAGGAATTCCAGCCTTCTCGTAACGTTGGAGATGGATTATTCTATGCATTTATTATTGTTAAAATGAGTTTTAAATAAAGCCAGTTCTGAATTAATTAGATGGATTTTTTGCATGTCATAAAAGCTTCTGATTCAATCGGCACTACGAACTACAACAGTTTAGTCGATAGTCTTTTGGAAGAGATTCACAATTATGCCTTAGAAACCCTCTTTGGAATAGAAAGAACTCTGAAACTGTTTTCAACTTAGGCGATTTTTTATTACTTGTTAATGCTTAAGATGATTTAAcaacaatgttgaaaaatcgcATCGATGCgttacgaaatataatttaaaaataatatttataaaTTTCAGGGACCATAATGCTTTTTAGGGTCGACTCCTATGTcaggaaaatcagttttttgaatTCTGTTATATAAATAATGATAAATATCTATATCATAATCTCGCCGTCCCGGTTagtaaacaagttagattaaacttctcgtccGGTGGATTGACTATCAACAGACGGAGGAATAGGCAGTCAcctctattctgtatttcgaacgagttggtTCTTCGAACGAAAGTGGATGGTGTTCTTCATTttgccagcaaaatcaaatgggcaaaacaactAGTTCGAAACaaatcgaacgaaataaagatctGTTCAAAATACAGAATAAGGGtgacaatttgtgtctaaaataaCTCAAACCAGTGGAGTTTGAAGTACGTCGAACGCGTAGTAAGGGAGTTGTGGAGTCTTTCTTTTGTCCAatccgctgtggttcaaagatTCATCTGACTGTGTCTGTGGTTCATCTAAACCGACGATCTACATGGCCTGGGAGGACGACTGGATTCGAATCCGCTTATAATTAGCTCCAATTATAGCATGGTTCGATCCGCAGAtccccagcttggataaaaatAGCGATACACAATCTCGtcagcgttgcttcaatgaccctcccttacgtaattttcactctttccccttcacacgTGGTCCCATTCTGTTGGACgctatcaacatctttgtttcattactttttttctACCGTCCCTGATAGTAAAAAACTagttataaaatttaaaaaaaaatctatgttATAGTCATTTCATTATATTCTAACAGGGACGTTCACAAAAAGAATCCGGCAGCCGCTGGTGTAATATTTTCAGTAACTATAATTCAAACATAATTTACATACCCGCATTACTCTAATCCGTGTGCTCTCCGAATGGCACTCGCTTCGTCGGTCGCATTAAGTAGTTCGTAACCATTTGGTTCCATAGACACGCTAGCCGTGCCAGAGCTTATGCATCGTACTTCACTGGAATAATCATCCAATTCGGCCAGTGGGGCATTCGCACGCAATACCTTTCGATGGTTGCCGCGAGAGCGAACTTCCAGTACCGTGCACCGCCTTCGATTCAAATCAGCTTGGATGGCGTTCAAATATTCGGCGGGCATTACAATTTCCAACAACATGAGTGGTTCCATAAGCCGGCATTTAGCCGTGGAAAGAACGTGTCGGATGCACTGGGCCGCCGCAGCCATTATAAACGTGTCGGCTGTTCCTTTCCCAATGACTAGCTGATGCAGAGTGATTGCCGCATCTGTCAATTGACCTCCAAGTTTGGGGCCCCTTTCCAAAGCGGCTAGTACTCCTTTCTTAACAAATGACATTTGCTTCGGTCGGATTAGTCGCAAATTTTCCTGAGCTTCTGGGGAATTGTCTAGCCGAAATCTGTCTTCATACACTTTCCCGTGGATTGTCAACTCCATCCGGACTGACTGCCGATGGCCGGCTATTTCTTTCTCTGCTGTCCAACTACCACGACAAGGTTCTTCCAAAGTTTCCTTATAAGCTATTTGGAGAGGTCCCAAATCGACATCAATTTTATATTCAGTCAAAATGCGGGATTTAATAATTTCCAGATGAAGTTTACCCATTCCACCAAGAACAGTCTGCATTGTAGTTTCATCAAATAGTACTTTCAAACTTGGGTCTTCGCGTTGTATTTCCTTTAGAGCTGTATCCAAAGCAGCTTGATAG harbors:
- the LOC128741147 gene encoding glutaryl-CoA dehydrogenase, mitochondrial isoform X2, with the translated sequence MTSKMLTSICRMRGLSNLLSAKRLASTSNQPTFNWEDPLNLESQLREDEIAIRDSFRLYCEDKLMSRVIQANRDEVFHKEIMSELGSFGVLGCTIKGYDCAGVGNVAYGLLTREVERIDSGYRSAFSVQSSLCMGAIYDYGSEEQRQKYLPRMAKGELIGCFGLTEPNHGSDPSSMETRAVHDPKTKTYVLSGSKTWITNSPVADICIVWGKTEDGKVRGFIIDRAESSQGLSTPKIQGKFSLRASDTGMILMDEVRIPEENILPNVSGMRGPFGCLNNARYGIAWGALGAAESCLKLARSYTLDRKQFNRPLAANQLMQKKMADMLTEINLGLAACLHLGRLKDQKLHTAEMISMLKRNNAGKALEIARVARDMLGGNGISDEYHIIRHVMNLEAVNTYEGTHDIHALILGRAITGIPAFS
- the LOC128741147 gene encoding glutaryl-CoA dehydrogenase, mitochondrial isoform X1, whose translation is MTSKMLTSICRMRGLSNLLSAKRGLASTSNQPTFNWEDPLNLESQLREDEIAIRDSFRLYCEDKLMSRVIQANRDEVFHKEIMSELGSFGVLGCTIKGYDCAGVGNVAYGLLTREVERIDSGYRSAFSVQSSLCMGAIYDYGSEEQRQKYLPRMAKGELIGCFGLTEPNHGSDPSSMETRAVHDPKTKTYVLSGSKTWITNSPVADICIVWGKTEDGKVRGFIIDRAESSQGLSTPKIQGKFSLRASDTGMILMDEVRIPEENILPNVSGMRGPFGCLNNARYGIAWGALGAAESCLKLARSYTLDRKQFNRPLAANQLMQKKMADMLTEINLGLAACLHLGRLKDQKLHTAEMISMLKRNNAGKALEIARVARDMLGGNGISDEYHIIRHVMNLEAVNTYEGTHDIHALILGRAITGIPAFS